One stretch of Rhea pennata isolate bPtePen1 chromosome 23, bPtePen1.pri, whole genome shotgun sequence DNA includes these proteins:
- the CITED4 gene encoding cbp/p300-interacting transactivator 4 yields the protein MAEHMMMSMSHSGTGLQSYRMGVSGLQGPPQHGQHVLRTLPTASQMMPYGGAGMDGAMRPRPNLSGQMGHHQMQNAMMFNGPSQQQQYMGPVGTQQLMASMHLQKLNTQYQGHPLGMSNGPMGAGAQQYRVGPSQHPGMQHMPSPALTLNVMDTDLIDEEVLTSLVLELGLDRIQELPELFLGQNEFDFISDFVSKQQPSAISC from the coding sequence ATGGCTGAGCACATGATGATGTCCATGAGCCACAGTGGTACCGGGCTGCAGAGCTACCGCATGGGGGTGAGCGGGCTGCAGGGACCACCGCAGCACGGGCAGCATGTGCTGAGGACGCTGCCTACTGCCAGCCAGATGATGCCCTATGGAGGGGCTGGCATGGATGGTGCAATGAGACCAAGACCCAACCTCAGCGGACAGATGGGCCACCACCAGATGCAGAATGCAATGATGTTCAATGGGCcaagtcagcagcagcagtacaTGGGGCCAGTGGGCACCCAGCAGCTCATGGCTAGCATGCACCTACAAAAACTCAACACCCAGTACCAGGGCCACCCACTGGGTATGAGCAATGGGCCCATGGGAGCTGGTGCCCAGCAATACAGAGTGGGGCCAAGTCAGCACCCAGGCATGCAGCATATGCCCTCACCAGCACTGACCTTGAATGTTATGGACACAGATCTCATAGATGAGGAAGTCTTGACATCCCTTGTTCTGGAACTGGGGTTGGACCGGATTCAGGAGCTGCCTGAGCTCTTCTTGGGACAGAATGAATTTGACTTCATTTCAGACTTTGTTAGCAAACAGCAGCCCAGTGCCATCAGCTGTTGA